The Eremothecium gossypii ATCC 10895 chromosome IV, complete sequence genome contains a region encoding:
- the SAS10 gene encoding rRNA-processing protein SAS10 (Syntenic homolog of Saccharomyces cerevisiae YDL153C (SAS10)) yields the protein MKTRNSAKGVSSEDPYGANEVDDFAAKREKVMLEEAGLDGRSDSDDSDVPDEQEDEVMAMTDDSSDEDSALDGEEAYKRVFGRRLDADIEEAEQGDMLDNEAAWGSTKNDYYGADDLDDEDAAREIEKEALQQQRKHLEELNMGDFLEDEIEQDWVKEAKAFDIGEFQASTQQTSVSVADVLNMSIEGKESFLNTSFPEFYPLCKDFEKRNAELELLKEDDQTEVNRLRIMALSSYLGTIASYFAIFLHELKTNEDFSTMKDHPIMESILMSREMWRQAKELPADAVVPEGEEQVSEDEEEPNSVYEYEAPMEESGDEQEQDMSAESAEGDSDVQEELDIDVSKPRIKKSHKKAATQDADDFAESEITEVDAQEKQKRRKTLRFYTSKIDQKANKTEKFKGDDDIPYKERLFERQQRLLEEARKRGVHDKNGADLQNDEFNSDDERTAQSVNAEAVDDYYAQVSASRVAKKETRMKAHKDALRAVREGKLSELAEEVDEHGKRAINYQILKNKGLTPKRKKDNRNSRVKKRKKFEKAQKKLKSVRAVYSGGQNGAYEGEQTGIRKNVTKSVKFRS from the coding sequence ATGAAGACTCGCAATTCTGCAAAAGGCGTATCGTCCGAGGACCCGTATGGCGCGAATGAGGTAGATGACTTCGCCGCCAAGCGCGAGAAGGTGATGCTGGAGGAAGCCGGGCTGGACGGGCGCTCCGACAGTGATGATTCAGACGTGCCAGATGAGCAGGAGGATGAAGTCATGGCAATGACGGACGACTCTAGCGACGAAGATTCAGCGCTAGACGGCGAGGAAGCATACAAGAGGGTGTTTGGCAGACGGCTTGACGCCGACATAGAGGAAGCGGAACAGGGTGACATGCTGGATAATGAGGCAGCATGGGGCTCGACAAAGAACGACTACTATGGTGCGGACGATCTTGACGACGAAGATGCGGCGCGGGAGATTGAGAAGGAAGCCCTGCAGCAACAGCGGAAGCACCTAGAGGAATTGAACATGGGCGACTTCCTAGAAGATGAGATAGAGCAAGACTGGGTGAAGGAGGCCAAGGCCTTTGACATTGGCGAGTTCCAAGCATCCACGCAGCAGACCTCCGTCTCCGTGGCGGACGTGCTGAACATGAGCATAGAGGGCAAGGAGAGTTTTCTCAATACTTCGTTTCCTGAGTTCTACCCGCTATGCAAGGACTTCGAGAAGCGTAACGCCGAATTAGAGCTCTTGAAGGAGGATGATCAAACAGAAGTCAACAGGCTGAGGATCATGGCACTGTCTTCATATTTGGGCACCATAGCATCCTATTTTGCGATCTTCTTACATGAACTGAAGACCAATGAGGACTTCAGCACCATGAAGGACCACCCTATCATGGAGAGCATTTTAATGAGCAGAGAAATGTGGCGGCAGGCTAAGGAGCTTCCGGCAGATGCCGTGGTGCCAGAGGGCGAGGAGCAGGTGTCGGAAGACGAGGAGGAGCCAAACAGTGTATATGAATATGAAGCACCTATGGAGGAATCTGGCGACGAACAAGAGCAAGACATGTCCGCTGAGAGCGCAGAGGGAGACTCTGATGTTCAAGAGGAGCTGGATATCGACGTAAGCAAACCGCGTATCAAGAAATCACACAAGAAGGCTGCGACACAAGATGCCGACGACTTTGCGGAATCTGAGATAACAGAAGTCGATGCGCAGGAAAAGCAGAAACGTAGAAAGACCCTGCGTTTCTACACCTCTAAGATCGACCAGAAGGCAAACAAGACGGAGAAGTTCAAGGGTGACGACGACATACCGTACAAGGAAAGGTTGTTTGAGAGacagcagcgcctgctgGAAGAAGCCAGAAAGCGCGGGGTGCATGACAAAAATGGCGCCGACCTCCAGAATGACGAGTTCAACTCGGATGACGAACGCACTGCCCAGTCCGTTAATGCTGAGGCTGTAGACGACTACTATGCACAGGTGAGCGCCAGCAGAGTTGCGAAGAAGGAAACGCGGATGAAGGCCCACAAGGATGCTCTGAGAGCGGTCAGGGAAGGCAAGCTAAGCGAGCTGGCCGAAGAGGTTGACGAGCATGGCAAACGTGCCATCAACTACCAGATTCTGAAGAACAAGGGTCTGACGCCCAAACGTAAAAAGGACAACAGAAACTCGCGTGTTAAGAAGAGAAAGAAGTTCGAGAAGGCGCAGAAGAAACTCAAATCCGTGCGTGCCGTCTACTCCGGTGGCCAAAATGGTGCATACGAGGGTGAGCAGACAGGTATCAGGAAGAACGTCACTAAGTCGGTCAAGTTTAGAAGCTAG
- a CDS encoding cyclin family protein (Syntenic homolog of Saccharomyces cerevisiae YLR210W (CLB4) and YDL155W (CLB3)) translates to MYGARAGNENSGAGAAGSRAGRRGSGGSGGPRVALGDVTAQVNNRGPRAGGKDARAGKPQGDAAVQGGENVEETVRAVGPVWDAAAEAAVAAAAAEYGGAPDPADEDTWDAVMVAEYAPEIFAYLRGLEVRFAPAADYMRGQPELRWEYRATLVDWLVQVHCRFQLLPETLYLTVNIIDRFLSRKTVTLNRFQLVGAAALFIASKYEEINCPTLRELLYMLDNAYTADEVLKAERYMIDTLEFEFGWPGPMSFLRRVSKADNYEYDIRTLAKYLLETTIMDPRLVAAPPSWLAAGAYYLSRIIIGYNTWTRQHVFYSGYTAEQLVSLATVILENCRHAETRHQAIFEKYSKSRHRRSAQVVARWIAMAEENLQPA, encoded by the coding sequence ATGTACGGAGCCAGGGCGGGAAACGAGAACAGCGGGGCCGGCGCGGCAGGCAGCAGGGCCGGCCGGCGCGGtagcggcggcagcggtGGGCCGCGAGTGGCGTTGGGCGACGTGACGGCGCAGGTGAACAACCGGGGGCcgcgggcgggcggcaaGGACGCGCGGGCGGGCAAGCCGCAGGGTGACGCGGCTGTGCAGGGCGGCGAGAATGTGGAGGAGACGGTGCGGGCGGTGGGGCCGGTGTGGGatgcggcggcggaggcggcggtggcggcagcggcggcggagtACGGCGGGGCGCCGGACCCGGCGGACGAGGACACGTGGGACGCGGTGATGGTGGCGGAGTACGCGCCGGAGATCTTCGCGTACTTGCGCGGGCTGGAGGTGCGGTTTgcgccggcggcggacTACATGCGCGGGCAGCCGGAGTTGCGGTGGGAGTACCGCGCGACGTTGGTGGACTGGCTCGTGCAGGTGCACTGCCGGTTCCAGCTCCTGCCGGAGACGTTGTACCTCACGGTCAACATCATCGACCGCTTTCTCAGCCGGAAGACGGTGACGCTCAACCGCTTCCAGTTggtgggcgcggcggcgctcTTCATCGCGAGCAAGTACGAGGAGATCAACTGCCCGACGCTGCGGGAGTTGCTGTACATGTTGGACAATGCATACACGGCGGACGAGGTGTTGAAGGCCGAGCGGTACATGATCGACACGTTGGAGTTTGAGTTTGGCTGGCCGGGGCCGATGTCGTTTCTCCGGCGCGTGAGCAAGGCCGACAACTACGAGTACGACATACGAACCTTGGCGAAGTACTTGTTGGAGACCACCATCATGGATCCGCGTCTTGTCGCGGCACCGCCCAGCTGGCTCGCGGCGGGCGCATACTACCTCAGCAGGATCATCATCGGGTACAACACGTGGACGCGCCAGCACGTCTTCTACTCGGGGTACACGGCGGAGCAGCTCGTGTCGCTCGCGACCGTGATACTCGAGAACTGCAGGCACGCGGAGACGCGCCACCAGGCCATCTTCGAGAAGTACTCCAAGAGCCGCCATCGCCGCTCCGCCCAGGTGGTTGCTCGGTGGATCGCGATGGCGGAGGAGAACCTCCAGCCGGCTTAA